The Thermodesulfobacteriota bacterium sequence GACAATTGACGGTATATTTACGACAAATGGCATTTAGATTTTTTAGGGGGTTAAAAATGAGAGTTTCGGGTATTACAAAAGTCTTGGGTGGCGAGAAGGTTCTGAGGAAGAGAATTCGTAATCGGATGGACATGATTGAACTAAGCAAAAGAGGGATTTCCAAAAATGCGCTGGCCCATCTCGCAAATTTCTTATCCTTTACATTGAGTCAAATGGCTGACCTTCTTCCGGTTAGTGAGCGCACTATACAAAGATACTCATCCGAAGATAAATTCAATAGCATTGTTTCAGAGCAAATTTTACAGATTGCTGAAGTGGCAGCCAAGGGGAAAGAGGTATTTGAGGATAAAAATAAGTTCCTATCCTGGATGAACCATCCCAGTAAACCTCTTGATAACAGAACACCAGCGAGCTTGCTAAGCTCAAGGTTCGGAGTGGAAATGGTGCTTGATGAACTGGGTCGAATTGAGCACGGCGTTTTCTCTTGATGCTTGATGATCGTTTATCGTATTGCTAAGACTCGCCATATTAGTGATCTGTCTGGTATCGGTGCAAGACTGTATGGAGGAAGGTGGAATAATAAGGGTATAGGCATAGTATACGCTTCTGAAAACAGGTCGTTAGCAACTGTAGAGTATTTGGTACACGTGCCCATATCAATCATTCCAGGCGATCTCAGCATTGCTTCAATTAAAATACCCGATTTGATAAAGCCAAAAGATATTCTGCCCTGCAATTTACCTAATAACTGGAGGGATTACCCACCGCCTTCAGAACTGGCTGAAATAGGTACAAAATGGGCATTATCGAATGAAACCCTGTCGCTTCGTGTTCCTTCCGCGGTTGTCGAAAATGAATTTAATATTCTAATCAATC is a genomic window containing:
- a CDS encoding RES family NAD+ phosphorylase → MIVYRIAKTRHISDLSGIGARLYGGRWNNKGIGIVYASENRSLATVEYLVHVPISIIPGDLSIASIKIPDLIKPKDILPCNLPNNWRDYPPPSELAEIGTKWALSNETLSLRVPSAVVENEFNILINPAHADIKRVTISKIEEFRFDSRLVWPKDK
- a CDS encoding antitoxin Xre/MbcA/ParS toxin-binding domain-containing protein; this translates as QLTVYLRQMAFRFFRGLKMRVSGITKVLGGEKVLRKRIRNRMDMIELSKRGISKNALAHLANFLSFTLSQMADLLPVSERTIQRYSSEDKFNSIVSEQILQIAEVAAKGKEVFEDKNKFLSWMNHPSKPLDNRTPASLLSSRFGVEMVLDELGRIEHGVFS